In a single window of the Bacteroidales bacterium genome:
- a CDS encoding MFS transporter encodes MAKKPRLSFWQIWNMSFGFLGIQFGFALQNANASRILQTFGAEVEHLSWFWLVAPITGMVVQPIIGYFSDRTWNRFGRRRPYFLVGAFLTSIALVLMPNAPALAGYIAPMFVGGGLLMIMDASINISMEPFRALVADKLPDEQHTLGFSMQTLLIGIGAVIGSWLPYILGNFLGFSTEAEAEGLVPQNVTWSFYFGAVVLISSIIYTVSTTKEYPPEFYDEEEDKSEIKQKFKIPPTMWQLLLVQFFSWFALFSMWVYTTPAIAQHYFGTTDPNSAGYQDAGNWVGILFGIYNGVSAVIALSLPKVAKVIGRKPTHAIALTIGGLSFLSFALISDHHLLWIPMIGVGIAWGSILAMPYAMLASSLPAKQMGVFMGLFNMSITIPQIINGIFSGLILKYLFDGDPIKALYMAGVLMILGAVSTFFVRDKVNQ; translated from the coding sequence ATGGCAAAAAAACCACGCCTCTCGTTTTGGCAGATTTGGAATATGAGTTTTGGATTTTTAGGAATCCAGTTTGGATTTGCATTGCAGAATGCCAACGCTTCACGCATCTTGCAAACCTTTGGTGCGGAGGTAGAGCATCTCTCCTGGTTTTGGTTGGTAGCGCCCATCACCGGAATGGTTGTGCAGCCCATAATCGGATATTTCAGCGATCGTACCTGGAACCGATTCGGACGCAGAAGGCCCTACTTTTTGGTTGGGGCTTTCCTCACCAGTATAGCACTTGTACTCATGCCCAATGCACCAGCCCTGGCAGGTTACATTGCTCCCATGTTTGTTGGTGGTGGCTTGCTGATGATTATGGATGCTTCTATCAATATTTCCATGGAGCCTTTTAGGGCATTGGTTGCCGACAAGTTGCCTGACGAGCAACATACCCTCGGTTTTTCTATGCAAACATTATTAATAGGCATTGGTGCTGTGATAGGCTCCTGGCTGCCCTACATTTTAGGAAATTTCCTAGGTTTTTCCACCGAAGCCGAAGCCGAAGGATTGGTACCTCAAAATGTTACATGGTCGTTTTATTTTGGTGCTGTAGTATTAATTTCTTCCATCATCTATACAGTTTCTACCACAAAAGAATATCCGCCGGAGTTTTATGATGAGGAAGAAGACAAATCGGAAATCAAGCAAAAGTTTAAAATCCCTCCCACAATGTGGCAACTTTTGCTGGTTCAGTTTTTCTCATGGTTTGCACTGTTTTCCATGTGGGTTTATACTACACCTGCTATTGCCCAGCATTATTTCGGCACCACCGACCCCAATTCGGCCGGCTACCAGGATGCCGGAAACTGGGTTGGGATTTTATTTGGGATTTATAATGGCGTGTCAGCAGTTATTGCCCTTTCGCTTCCCAAAGTCGCCAAAGTTATTGGGCGCAAACCAACCCACGCTATTGCATTAACCATAGGCGGCTTGTCCTTTCTGTCCTTCGCTCTTATTTCCGATCATCATTTACTCTGGATTCCGATGATTGGCGTAGGTATTGCTTGGGGAAGTATTCTGGCCATGCCCTATGCTATGCTGGCCTCTTCCCTTCCTGCAAAACAAATGGGGGTTTTTATGGGATTATTCAATATGTCGATCACCATTCCTCAAATTATCAATGGGATTTTCAGTGGTTTGATTTTGAAATATCTCTTCGATGGCGATCCCATCAAGGCCTTATACATGGCCGGAGTACTGATGATACTTGGAGCGGTGAGTACATTTTTTGTAAGGGATAAGGTTAATCAGTAG
- a CDS encoding DUF302 domain-containing protein translates to MKLNSPAETNFKVNKGLSGLLPLQINPLLTNNLNDMEYYISKKVNIKFDEAIARVTETLKIEGFGVLTTIETDKVLKEKLGVDFPRYTILGSCNPSYAYEALQSEDKIGLMLPCNVIVRQLENDTVEVSAINPVVVMQPVENENLNDLMEEVLIRLTKAINLI, encoded by the coding sequence ATGAAGCTCAACAGCCCGGCCGAAACAAATTTCAAGGTAAACAAAGGTTTGTCAGGTTTGTTACCACTACAGATCAATCCATTGCTAACCAATAATCTAAATGATATGGAATACTACATCAGCAAAAAAGTAAATATAAAATTTGACGAAGCCATAGCGCGCGTCACTGAAACACTCAAAATTGAAGGCTTTGGCGTGTTAACGACCATTGAAACTGATAAAGTATTAAAGGAAAAACTTGGCGTTGATTTTCCCCGTTATACCATTCTGGGCTCTTGCAACCCTTCCTACGCCTACGAGGCATTGCAAAGCGAAGACAAGATTGGCCTGATGCTACCCTGCAACGTTATCGTGCGACAGCTCGAAAATGATACTGTGGAAGTGTCGGCAATAAACCCCGTGGTAGTAATGCAGCCAGTCGAAAACGAAAATCTTAACGATTTAATGGAAGAGGTTCTCATACGGCTTACCAAAGCGATCAATCTTATTTAG
- a CDS encoding translation factor GTPase family protein yields MLISLTLGFFERCCQRCQAIMWLCHYAVPGTPRSAFSIFATLMTTSGIINLGILSHVDAGKTTTSEHIFFLGGTVGAVGDVNKGTTLTDSMEIERRRGVSVRAAYDRLLWKGQRINLIDTPGHADFSAEVERALQILDGAILVVSAVEGMQAHTYTLWHALKSRDIPVIFFINKTDRAGADFEKVLQQLQSELGIALAPLTFPVGQGEDTAAMATVFDENDPGAENYRRFMIENLADHDNEILDVYLEGKPLEPAYVLSKLQKQVVARKLFPVLAGAAKWGRGIVELLDAAVRFIPPTIDTATTLSAIVFKVENDNTLGHLAHVRLFDGNLKVRDKVWNHTRQLEEKVAQIKKRFNGRLTDETFLSCGDIGIVSGLSQARIGDILGDAHAVPPTAQVMQPVLTVQVLPADPAQFVALATALTQIDKEDPRLALQWHKKESELHVQLMGKIQLEILADTLLSQYGLQVQFGAPSIIYKETPANSAFGFASYTMPKPCWAVVKFLVEPAATGSGITYASTVSTDKIRQKYQNEIAGIIAKSLEQGIRGWEVTDVKITLADGEDHEMHSRPGDFIIATPMALMDALTKSDTILLEPVFDFTIIAAETLLGKVAADLHQMRATFDTPSFSGENFTLHGTVPAATSTDYATRLASLSGGLGQLRLSLRGYQPCPPGEGVSRPYKGVNPLDRSQWILHARGAFKADERRM; encoded by the coding sequence ATGTTAATATCTTTAACATTGGGTTTTTTTGAGCGCTGCTGTCAGCGCTGCCAGGCGATAATGTGGCTGTGTCATTATGCTGTGCCCGGCACCCCGCGCTCCGCTTTTTCTATCTTTGCAACCCTAATGACGACATCCGGAATCATCAATCTGGGCATCCTCTCGCACGTGGATGCTGGCAAAACTACCACCTCAGAGCATATCTTTTTCCTGGGCGGAACCGTAGGCGCTGTCGGCGATGTAAACAAAGGCACCACTCTCACCGATAGCATGGAGATAGAGCGGCGTCGCGGTGTTTCGGTGCGTGCCGCTTACGACAGGCTGCTGTGGAAAGGCCAGCGCATCAACCTCATCGACACGCCCGGCCACGCCGATTTCTCAGCAGAGGTGGAGCGTGCCTTGCAAATTCTCGACGGTGCCATTCTCGTCGTTTCGGCGGTGGAGGGAATGCAGGCACACACTTACACCTTGTGGCATGCCCTCAAAAGTCGCGACATCCCAGTGATCTTTTTTATTAATAAAACAGATCGTGCCGGAGCTGATTTCGAAAAGGTGCTTCAGCAGTTGCAATCGGAGCTTGGAATTGCGTTAGCGCCACTCACCTTTCCCGTCGGGCAGGGTGAAGATACGGCTGCGATGGCAACTGTTTTTGATGAAAATGACCCTGGTGCAGAAAATTATCGGCGCTTTATGATCGAAAACCTCGCCGACCACGACAACGAAATTCTTGATGTTTATCTCGAAGGAAAACCTCTGGAACCAGCGTACGTTCTCAGCAAACTGCAAAAACAGGTGGTGGCGCGCAAACTTTTTCCGGTACTGGCCGGCGCTGCTAAGTGGGGGCGTGGTATTGTGGAACTCCTCGACGCAGCAGTGCGCTTTATACCGCCAACCATCGATACCGCAACTACTTTGTCGGCCATCGTTTTTAAAGTAGAAAACGACAACACGTTGGGGCATCTGGCGCACGTACGGCTTTTTGATGGCAACCTGAAAGTGCGTGATAAAGTTTGGAATCATACACGGCAGCTCGAAGAAAAAGTAGCTCAGATTAAAAAACGCTTCAATGGCCGTTTGACTGACGAAACATTTTTGAGTTGCGGTGATATAGGAATCGTAAGCGGACTCTCCCAAGCCCGCATCGGCGATATTTTGGGCGATGCCCACGCAGTGCCTCCGACAGCGCAGGTGATGCAGCCGGTGCTCACGGTTCAGGTTTTGCCCGCCGATCCCGCGCAGTTTGTAGCCCTTGCCACAGCACTCACACAAATCGACAAAGAAGATCCGCGGCTGGCGCTGCAATGGCACAAAAAGGAAAGCGAATTACACGTGCAGCTCATGGGTAAGATTCAATTGGAAATTTTGGCGGACACCCTGCTTAGCCAATATGGGCTACAGGTACAGTTTGGTGCCCCGTCCATTATTTATAAAGAAACACCTGCCAACAGCGCCTTTGGTTTTGCCAGCTACACCATGCCCAAACCCTGCTGGGCGGTAGTTAAGTTTTTGGTGGAACCTGCTGCTACAGGGTCAGGAATAACTTACGCATCCACGGTTAGCACAGATAAAATCCGGCAGAAATATCAAAATGAGATTGCCGGCATTATTGCAAAATCGTTGGAGCAGGGCATCCGGGGCTGGGAAGTTACGGATGTAAAAATTACTTTGGCGGATGGCGAAGACCATGAGATGCACTCTCGTCCCGGTGATTTTATCATTGCTACCCCGATGGCGCTCATGGATGCGCTCACCAAATCGGATACGATACTTTTGGAGCCTGTTTTTGATTTTACGATTATTGCAGCCGAGACACTCCTGGGCAAAGTAGCAGCCGATCTGCACCAGATGCGCGCCACCTTCGATACACCCAGCTTTTCCGGCGAGAACTTTACCTTGCACGGCACTGTTCCTGCAGCTACTTCCACCGATTATGCAACGCGGCTGGCGTCGCTTTCGGGAGGTCTGGGTCAGTTGCGACTATCGCTGCGCGGCTACCAACCTTGTCCGCCGGGCGAAGGTGTGAGCCGCCCCTACAAAGGCGTTAATCCGCTCGACCGCAGCCAATGGATTCTCCACGCCCGCGGCGCTTTCAAAGCCGATGAAAGAAGGATGTAG
- a CDS encoding HNH endonuclease signature motif containing protein, which translates to MEKQKLLTVKEHIYWSYANLAMAHSAVDKKQKKYGKFNFMIRARLFKGLKEGTLNMRSIFDDEKIKLQTGQFCNYCGSPENLALDHIFPKRLGGKDDAENLIYACRACNSSKGKKDLMEWMGSRGQFLPLMVIRRYLKLVFNYCLDNDLTDKKVEELMNLELPFKIDFLPSTFPNPDELILINENKYGNG; encoded by the coding sequence ATGGAGAAGCAGAAACTATTGACAGTTAAAGAGCATATTTATTGGTCCTATGCAAACCTCGCAATGGCTCATAGTGCTGTAGACAAAAAGCAGAAAAAATACGGGAAATTTAATTTTATGATCAGAGCCAGGTTATTCAAGGGACTGAAAGAAGGAACCTTGAATATGCGGTCAATTTTTGATGATGAAAAAATCAAACTTCAGACTGGGCAGTTTTGCAATTATTGTGGATCACCTGAAAACTTAGCCCTCGACCATATTTTCCCAAAAAGACTTGGAGGGAAAGATGATGCTGAAAACTTAATTTATGCTTGCAGAGCGTGTAATAGTTCAAAAGGAAAAAAGGATTTAATGGAATGGATGGGTTCTCGCGGTCAATTTTTGCCATTAATGGTAATCAGACGATATTTAAAATTGGTGTTTAATTATTGTTTGGATAATGACCTGACTGATAAAAAAGTTGAGGAATTGATGAATCTGGAATTACCATTTAAAATAGACTTTTTGCCAAGTACATTTCCAAATCCTGATGAATTGATTTTGATTAATGAAAATAAATATGGGAATGGCTGA
- a CDS encoding GxxExxY protein, whose amino-acid sequence MATHNQILLSHGSVDKAVINLKDVHLAQAKNYLAAHDKPLGLLIKFGVTSLQLTKFSTLSTTPLLQIMIQKMNKSEFFPPQPSKKPLLGQY is encoded by the coding sequence ATGGCAACACACAATCAAATTTTATTGAGCCACGGCAGCGTTGACAAAGCAGTGATTAATCTGAAAGATGTTCATCTTGCACAAGCTAAAAACTATTTGGCAGCACATGACAAACCATTAGGCTTACTCATAAAGTTTGGCGTTACTAGCCTGCAACTCACGAAGTTTTCAACCCTAAGTACAACCCCATTACTGCAAATCATGATTCAGAAAATGAATAAAAGTGAGTTTTTCCCACCACAACCTTCAAAGAAACCTTTATTAGGACAATATTAA
- a CDS encoding Arc family DNA-binding protein, producing MAKKKTFVLRISPEMYERLEKWAADEFRSANGQIEYILDQALKKAGRGRSTQDPEPPEEES from the coding sequence ATGGCCAAAAAGAAAACATTTGTGTTGCGAATTTCACCGGAGATGTACGAAAGGCTGGAGAAGTGGGCTGCCGATGAATTTCGCAGCGCAAACGGCCAGATAGAATATATTCTCGATCAGGCATTGAAGAAAGCCGGGAGAGGACGCTCCACCCAGGATCCTGAGCCGCCAGAGGAGGAAAGCTAA
- a CDS encoding SPFH domain-containing protein, protein MKKEEKSYSAISGYPMVVLVLLLLVVPIVVLITLELPWLIVIDILALLLIAGFTIVNPNESKVLVLFGAYQGTIKKNGFFWVNPFFTKDKISLRARNLDSEPIKVNDKLGNPIMIGIVLVWKVEDTFKAAFEVDHYEHFVEIQTEAAMRKLAGHYPYDNFDDAGADITLRSGGEEVNHALEVEITERLAIAGIYVHEARISYLAYASEIASAMLRRQQATAIVAARFKIVEGAVSMVEMALEELSKKEIVELDEDKKAAMVSNLMVVLCSDRDAAPVINIGTLHH, encoded by the coding sequence ATGAAAAAAGAAGAAAAATCTTATTCGGCAATTTCCGGTTACCCGATGGTTGTGCTGGTGTTGCTATTGCTGGTCGTTCCCATTGTTGTTTTGATCACGCTCGAATTGCCCTGGCTGATCGTTATCGATATCCTTGCGCTGTTGCTGATTGCTGGTTTTACAATCGTCAACCCCAACGAGTCGAAGGTGTTGGTCCTCTTTGGCGCTTACCAGGGAACCATCAAGAAAAACGGTTTCTTTTGGGTGAATCCATTTTTTACAAAAGACAAAATTTCGCTGCGTGCTCGCAACCTCGACAGCGAGCCTATCAAGGTAAACGACAAGCTCGGCAACCCAATTATGATCGGCATTGTGCTGGTGTGGAAAGTTGAAGATACTTTTAAGGCAGCCTTCGAGGTAGATCATTACGAGCATTTTGTCGAAATCCAAACTGAGGCTGCAATGCGTAAGCTGGCTGGTCATTATCCTTACGATAATTTTGACGACGCGGGAGCCGACATCACTTTGCGTTCGGGTGGCGAAGAGGTAAATCATGCCCTCGAAGTGGAGATTACTGAGCGGCTTGCCATCGCCGGCATCTATGTGCACGAAGCGCGCATCAGTTATTTGGCTTACGCCAGCGAAATAGCAAGTGCCATGTTGCGCCGTCAGCAGGCTACCGCTATTGTGGCCGCACGATTTAAAATTGTAGAAGGCGCTGTGAGCATGGTGGAGATGGCGCTGGAGGAGTTATCCAAAAAAGAAATTGTAGAACTCGACGAAGACAAGAAAGCCGCCATGGTGAGCAACCTGATGGTCGTGCTTTGTTCCGACCGCGACGCCGCCCCGGTGATCAATATCGGCACGCTGCATCATTAG
- a CDS encoding DUF2807 domain-containing protein produces MKAIHKSGIIYIVMALALLAPVIAQAQTTKGNKNVVKQERAVTPFIKIDVNGAFDVFLTQQPATTLTVEADENLMDQITTEVRNQVLTISSKQIKNPTKLNVYISSPTIEFIRMSGASNLTGENTIQGQALDITTSGATDLRLNVNVDVLSVNASGASVITLSGTAKELLATASGASDVKASKLQVTDATADASGAANINVNALGKVHTTTSGAGDIDLSGKAAEVENYNDEMNVRSWKEGNKTIVKAGSVIVEVTDSDSTKISIGGHNLTVDKSGNVKWKRNHTQKFNGHWAGVELGVNGYVTDGFKTDIKGQYDFLNLKYEKSIEVNVNFFEQNFNLIDEKFGVLTGLGLRWNNYRFDDNNIVLDGDADVIVGHAHDTHQLRKSKLVANYLTLPVLFEYQTNRFSRRNSFHVGAGMVMGWRFATHTKILYFDNGRQKPKQHDSFHLRPFRYDATVRAGWGIINLYATYSLNTLFKEGRGPELYPFSIGITLANF; encoded by the coding sequence ATGAAGGCGATACACAAATCGGGAATAATTTACATCGTGATGGCACTTGCCCTGCTGGCTCCCGTCATTGCACAGGCTCAGACAACGAAAGGCAACAAAAATGTGGTGAAGCAGGAACGCGCTGTTACTCCTTTTATCAAAATAGATGTGAACGGAGCTTTCGACGTATTTCTAACCCAACAGCCGGCCACCACGCTGACGGTAGAAGCCGATGAAAACCTGATGGATCAAATCACCACCGAGGTTCGTAACCAGGTGCTGACGATAAGCTCTAAACAAATTAAAAACCCTACCAAGCTCAACGTCTATATTTCATCCCCCACCATCGAGTTTATCAGGATGAGCGGTGCCTCAAACCTCACCGGAGAAAATACCATCCAGGGACAAGCACTCGATATTACAACCAGCGGTGCCACGGATTTACGACTCAATGTAAATGTGGATGTTCTATCGGTAAATGCTTCCGGCGCTTCGGTGATTACCCTCTCAGGTACTGCCAAAGAATTGTTGGCAACAGCCAGTGGCGCCTCCGACGTAAAAGCCTCTAAACTTCAGGTGACCGATGCTACGGCCGATGCCAGCGGCGCAGCCAACATTAATGTGAATGCTTTGGGCAAAGTGCATACCACCACCAGCGGCGCCGGCGACATCGACCTCTCCGGAAAAGCTGCCGAGGTAGAAAACTACAACGACGAAATGAATGTGAGATCGTGGAAAGAGGGCAACAAAACCATCGTAAAAGCAGGCAGCGTAATCGTGGAAGTAACCGACAGCGATTCCACCAAAATTTCTATTGGCGGACACAATCTCACTGTGGATAAATCCGGCAACGTAAAATGGAAGCGCAACCACACGCAGAAGTTTAACGGACACTGGGCCGGAGTTGAGTTGGGTGTAAATGGCTACGTGACCGATGGCTTTAAAACGGACATCAAAGGACAATATGATTTTTTGAATCTGAAATACGAAAAATCTATCGAGGTGAATGTGAACTTCTTTGAGCAAAATTTTAATCTTATTGACGAAAAATTTGGTGTGCTCACCGGTTTAGGATTGCGCTGGAACAACTACCGTTTCGACGACAATAATATAGTTCTGGATGGCGATGCAGACGTCATCGTTGGGCACGCCCACGACACGCACCAATTGCGCAAAAGCAAGCTGGTGGCCAACTATCTTACCCTGCCCGTTCTGTTCGAGTACCAGACCAACCGTTTTTCAAGGCGCAACAGTTTTCACGTAGGCGCCGGCATGGTGATGGGATGGCGCTTTGCTACGCACACCAAGATTCTTTATTTCGACAACGGTCGCCAAAAACCCAAACAACACGACAGCTTCCATCTGCGGCCTTTCCGCTACGACGCAACCGTGCGCGCCGGCTGGGGAATCATCAACCTCTACGCAACCTACTCGCTCAACACCCTTTTCAAAGAGGGGCGTGGTCCCGAGCTATACCCATTTTCCATTGGCATTACACTGGCCAATTTTTAA
- a CDS encoding YebC/PmpR family DNA-binding transcriptional regulator: protein MSGHSKWSTIKRKKGALDSKRSKIFSKIIKEITVAVKEGGFDPEGNPRLRMAIANAKGASMPKDNIERAINKGKEKDAAAFSEQTFEGYLPNAIAVYVECTTDNQQRTVSNIRSIFNKHGGNLGTTGSLSFMFDRKGVFEIPKKEDFDMDSFELEVIDAGAEDITEEDDMITLITSMEDFGNMQRKLEELGIETESAQLERIPHETINLDLESGRKIMRVVDLFEDDDDVQNVFHNLEITDEMMEEME from the coding sequence ATGTCAGGACACAGTAAATGGTCGACCATTAAACGCAAAAAAGGTGCACTCGACTCCAAGCGCTCCAAGATCTTTTCTAAGATCATCAAAGAAATTACCGTTGCCGTAAAAGAAGGCGGATTCGATCCGGAGGGCAACCCGCGTTTGCGTATGGCAATTGCCAATGCCAAAGGCGCCAGCATGCCCAAGGACAACATCGAACGCGCCATCAACAAAGGCAAAGAGAAAGACGCCGCTGCTTTTTCCGAGCAAACTTTTGAAGGATACCTGCCCAACGCCATAGCGGTTTATGTAGAATGTACTACCGACAACCAACAACGCACTGTAAGCAACATCCGTTCGATCTTTAACAAACATGGCGGAAACCTGGGAACCACTGGCTCGCTGAGTTTCATGTTTGACAGAAAAGGCGTTTTTGAAATTCCTAAAAAAGAGGATTTCGACATGGACAGCTTTGAGCTGGAAGTAATCGATGCCGGCGCCGAAGACATCACCGAGGAAGATGACATGATCACTCTCATTACCTCCATGGAAGATTTTGGCAACATGCAACGAAAACTCGAGGAGCTGGGAATAGAAACGGAAAGCGCCCAGTTGGAGCGCATCCCCCACGAAACTATTAACCTTGACCTCGAAAGCGGACGGAAAATTATGAGAGTAGTAGACCTCTTTGAGGACGACGACGATGTACAAAACGTGTTTCACAACCTCGAGATTACCGATGAGATGATGGAGGAAATGGAATAA